CGCGAGTGGTACGTGGTGGATGCCAAGGACAAAACTCTCGGGCGTCTCGCCACCGAGGTTGCACGGATTCTGCGCGGGAAACACAAGCCGATCTTTGCACCTCACATGGACACGGGCGATTTCGTGATCATCATCAACTGCGAGAAGATCCGGGTGACTGGCGACAAACTGGATTCCAAACTCTACTACCGGCACTCAGGTTATCCCGGTGGGATCAAGTCTGTCACGCTGCGCCAGCAGTTGAACAAGTTCCCGGACCGCGTCCTTCAGGAAGCGGTGCGCGGTATGCTGCCCAAGAACAAGCTGGGCCGTGCGATGATCAAGAAGCTCAAGATCTATGCGGGCGACAAGCACCCACACCAGGCTCAGCAACCGAAGGTGCTCGACCTTTAAGCGCGAAGAGGAAGATGTAAATCATGGCGAATCAGTATTATGAAGGCATTGGACGGCGCAAGCGTTCGACGGCGCGCGTCCGGCTGTGGACCGGTGGCGACGGCAGCATCGTGATCAACGATAAGCCGGGTGAAGATTTCCTGTCGCGCGAAGGTGACCTGCATTTGGCGACCGCGCCCCTGCGCGCCGTGGCCCAGGAAGCAGCCTACAACGTGACCGTGAAAGTCAACGGCGGCGGTGTGACCGGCCAGCGTGACGCGATCCAGCTCGGTATCGCGCGCGCCCTGGTCGAGATTGAGCCGGAATGGCGCTCCACGCTGCGTCAGGCCGATTTCATGTCGCGCGATCCGCGTATCAAGGAACGCAAGAAGCCCGGTCTCAAGCGCGCGCGTAAGGCCCCGACCTACACCAAGCGTTAAGTCGCGGCCCACACAGCGTAATGACCTTTTCAGGCAAAACCCCCAGGGGATTCCGTGGGGATTTTGCCTGTTTGTGTTTATAACAAACACAGCGCACGACTTTACAGGTAGGGAGCGTCGTTATGCCTCATCAGTTGGATATGCGCCAGGCCGAACAGGCGCTGGCTGCACTTGATCTGGACGCGCTGAACGGTCTGCAACTGCTGGACGCGGCGCGCTTCGCCGGGCAGCATCACCCGCCACTCAACCCCGATGTGCCCGCGCTGGTGCTGAATGTCATGGGCGACGATCTGGCCCTTATCCGGCATATCCTGCTCAACCAGTATCCCGATATGCACGAAGTGTCGGTGATCTCTTTCAGCGATGGCGGCGAATCCACCGTGGACCCGATCGCGCTGTGCACCCTGCAAGCGGATAGCACGTGCTGGGGGTCGGGGGTGCTGTACGTGCCCGCACTGCCGGAGCCGGGCAGCTTTGAGCGTTTCCAGGAGACCATCGCGCACCTGCGCGCGCCGGAAGGCTGCCCCTGGGACCGCAAGCAAACGCACAGCTCGCTGCGCCCGTTCCTGCTCGAAGAGACGTACGAGGTGCTCGACGCACTCGATGCGGGCGACATTGATGGTCTGCGCGAGGAGCTGGGCGACTTGCTGCTGCAAATCGTGCTGCACAGCCAGATCGCGGTCGAGGCGGGCGAGTTCCACATGGCCGACGTGATCGCCACGGTAAACGAAAAGCTGATTCGCCGCCATCCGCACGTATGGGGCACGGTGGACGTCAACGACGACGAAGACGTGAAGGTCAACTGGGACAAGCTAAAGCAGGCGGAGAAAGCTGAAACGCGCGATTCGCGGTTGGACGGTGTACCGAAGGCGCAGCCCGCGCTCTTGCAGGCGTACAGCTACCAGACCCGTGCGGCGCGCGTGAAATTCGACTGGGATACGATCGAACCGGTGATCGCCAAGATCCACGAAGAGATCGACGAGCTGGCGACGGCCCAGACGGACGACGAGCGCGCGGCAGAGGCGGGCGATCTGCTGTTCGCCACGGTCAACTGGCTGCGCTGGCTGGACATTGATCCCGAATCCGCGCTGCGCGGCGCGAACAACCGCTTTTACCAGCGCTTCCATTACATCGAGCAGGAAGCGGCGGCACGCGGCGTCGAGGTGGATACGCTGTCGTTCGAGGATATGGACGCCCTGTGGGAAGCCGCCAAGTCTAACGGGCTTTAGGGGCTTTAAAATACAAAACTCCCAACCGTCTGATTGGGAGTTTGTCGGGGCGCCCGGATTTGAACCGGGGACCTCACCGACCCGAACGGTGCGCGCTAGCCAAACTGCGCTACGCCCCGAATGCGCGTGTAGTTTACACCCTGTGAGTGGGCTTTGCAAGGGTGAACTTGGGTTCCTGAGCTTGCTTTGCACCGAATCTGGATGGCTGGCATGTCAACCGAAAAACCGGCACCTCGCTTCAATACGCTCTCTGATCGCGCGCGCTACTATACGTCGGGCCTGACGTCGCGGCTGGGCCACGCGCTGTGGCATATGGGGATTCATCCCGACTGGCTGACCGCCGCCGGGCTGGCGATCGTCGCGTTGGCTGGGCTGGTCGCCTCGCAGGGACATTTCTTTTGGGCGGGGATTATCGTGATTCTCGGCTCGCCGCTGGACGCGCTGGACGGCGCAGTCGCGCGGGCGATGCAGCGTAAGGGCCGGTTTGGCGCGTTCTTCGACTCCACGTTGGACCGCTACGCGGACGGCTTCCTGTTCATGGGGCTGGCTTACTATTTCAGCGAACACGGCAACCAGACCGGCGTGCTGCTCAGCATCCTGGCGCTGCTCGGCTCGGTGATGGTCAGTTACACCCGCGCCCGCGCTGAAGGGCTGGACCTCGACTGCAAGATCGGCCTGTTCACGCGCATGGAACGCATCGCGGTGCTGCTGATCATGCTGCTGACCGGGTGGGTGATTCCTGGCCTGTGGATCATGGTCATTGGCACGCACGTCACCGTGCTGCAGCGCATGGTGTACGTCTACCAGCAGCTCAAGGAGCGGGAGAGCGCCTTATGAATATCGACCAGCGCGGATTCGAAATCGGCCCATTCGACATTTTTGGAATCACGCTGCACCCGACCTTTCACTGGTACGGGCTGATCATCGTGGCGGGCATCGCGCTGGCGGCGCTGCTGGCGGCGTGGATGGCCAAGCGCGACGACAAGGATCCGGACGTCGTCTGGGACGCGCTGATCTGGGTGGTGATTCTGGGCGTCGTGTTTGCGCGGGCGTGGCACGTGCTGTTCCCGTCGATCTCGATGGTCGAGTCGGGACGCGACACGGGCTGGTACCTGAGCCACTTCTTCGACCTCAATGAAGGCCCGCTGGTGATCTGGAGCGGGGGCCTGTCGATCTTCGGGGCGGTCATTGGCGGCGTGCTGGGCGTGTTGCTCTACACGTGGCGGCACAAGCTCGACATCCTCTCGTGGCTGGATATCGGCGCGGTGGCCGTGCCGCTGGGGCAGGCCATCGGGCGCTGGGGGAACTACGTCAACCAGGAGCTGTACGGCAAGCCGACCGATCTGCCGTGGGGTATCAAGATCGATAACCCGCCGCTGGAATACTCTGAAGCCACGCGCTTCCACCCGCTGTTTCTGTACGAATCGCTGTGGAACCTGCTCACGGTCGGCGTGCTGCTGACGGTGTGGCTCAAGTTCCGCCACCGCCTGAAGCAGGGCGACATCCTGCTGATGTACCTCGTGATGTATCCTACCGTGCGCGCGCTGCTCGAATTCCTGCGCATCGAGGTGGCGATGTCCGGCGGGATCAACGTGTCGCAGGTGTTCAGCGCACTGGTGGCTGTGGTCGCGGCGCTGGCGCTGATCGTGCGACACCGGCACAACATCGCGCGGCGGCTGCGCGGCGATGCGCCCGCTGAGACGCCTGCGCCTGCGCCGAAAAATTCGTGAATTTTTCCCGGCGCGCGGTGAACGGTGCTGCGACACGTTACAATATTCTCGGACGCTAAGCTAACCAGTGGGCCATATGGCGCATGATTGAAACACACGAGTTGACCAAGCGCTTCGGGGAGTTCCTCGCCGTGGATCGCGTCACCCTCTCGGTGGAGGCGGGCGCGATTTTTGCGATCCTGGGGCCGAATGGCGCGGGCAAAACCACGACCGTGCGTATGCTGACCTCGATCCTCCAGCCGACCTCCGGCTGGGCGCGCGTTGCGGGCTATGACGTGACGCAGGACCCGCTCAAGGTGCGCTCGGTCGTCGGCGTGCTCACCGAGCAGCACGGCCTTTACGAGCGCATGAAGGGCATCGAATACCTCGACTTCTTCGCACAGGTGTATCACCTGCCGGACGACGTGCGCCGCCAGCGTCCCTACGAGTTGATGCAGTATTTCGGCCTCGGTGATGCGCTCGACAAGCGCCTGGGGGCCTATTCGAAGGGCATGAAGCAGAAGCTCGCACTGGTGCGCGCCATGCTGCACGATCCGTCGGTGCTGCTGCTCGACGAGCCAACCTCCGCGATGGACCCGCAGAGCGCCAAGCTGGTCCGTGACGCGATCAAAGAGCTGCGCCGCGAGGAGCGCACCGTCGCCATCACGACGCACAACCTGGCCGAGGCGCAGACTCTGGCCGACCGCATCGGCGTGATGCGGCGCGGACGGATCATCGCCAACGGCACGTTCCGCGAGCTGTCGCAGCGTTTCGCCGGGCTGCCGCTGATAGAGGCGCGCCTCGACCGCCCGCTGAACGGCACGATTAGTGAGTTACACGATGTGATCGACGTCACGGAGCAGGGCGACACGTGGCTGCGCTACCGCACGCCGCGGCCCGAAGCGGATAACCCCGCCGTGGTGCGCTGCCTGACCGGCCTGGGGTTGGGCCTGGTCTCGCTCAGCGAGGTCAGCCGCTCGCTCGAAGATGTCTATTTGCAGATCGTTCACGAAGACGAAGGGCACGAGCACGATGCTCAAAGCGACTGACTCCGCCGCGTTTGCCGGAACGCCGCCCGTCGAGCCGCGCGACGCCGTGCGCCACACGCTGTCCAACGCGATGATCGTCACGCGGCGCGAAGTGCGCGACAGCTTCCGCGACTGGCGCATCGTCACGCCGATCTTCCTGCTGACGCTGGTCTTCCCGCTGTTAGCGAACGTGATGACCAACGCCTTCGTCAGCTTCTTCGTCGAGCACGGGGCGGACCCACTGCTGCCGTCATTGCTGCCGCTGATGCCGATGATCGTCGGCTTCTTCCCGGTGTCGATCTCGTTGGTGATCGCGCTGGAAACGTTCGTTGGAGAGAAGGAGCGGCAGAGCCTGGAGCCGCTGCTCTCGACCCCGCTGACCAACACCGAGTTGTACCTGGGGAAGGCGTTCGCGGCGATGCTGCCGCCGCTGCTGGCCAGCTACGTAGGGCTGGTGGTATACATCGGCGGGCTGATGCTGGGGTCGCAGCAGTGGCGTCCGCCCGCGATCCTCGTACTGCAGATCCTGGTACTGACGACCGTGCAGGCGCTGGTGATGGTCACCGGCGCGGTGGTCGTGTCCAGCCAGACCACGTCCACCCGCGCGGCGAACCTGCTGGCGAGCTTCATCATCATCCCGGTGTCGCTGCTGGTCATGGCCGAAAGCGTGATCATGGTGCAGCCCTACCGCCGTTTCCTTCTGTGGTATATCTCGATCGGCTTGCTGGTGGTGGTCGTGTTGCTGGTGCGCATGGGCGCGCGCATCTTCAACCGCGAAGAGCTGCTGGGACGCTCGCTGGACCAGATCAACATCCGGCACGGCTTGCGCGTGTTCTGGACGCAGCTCAAGGGCGTCGAGGGGCGCTTCACGCTGCCGCGCTGGTATCGCGAGAGCGTGTTTCCGGCGGCGGCGCGCCTGAAGGACAGCGCCGCGGTCGTGGCGCTGTGCCTCGTCGCGGCATTGATCCTCGGTGCGGTCATCGGCGCACACTGGCGGCTGCCGCTCGACCAGACGCAGACTTACGACCAGACGATGGCGGAGAACATGCAGCGCTTCTTCGACCTGGGGCAGGGCAGCCCGCACCTGATCGTGGCCGTGGTCATGCAGAACGTGCGTGTGCTGGTACTGGGGACCGTGCTGGCGGCGTTTACCTTCGGCGCGGCACCGCTGCTGCTGGTGATGCTGCCCTTTGGTATCATCGGTTATCTGGCCGCACAGGTGGTTGGCACGCAGATCGACCCGCTGATCATCCTGGCGGGCGTGGTGCCGCACGGCGTATTCGAGGTTCCGGCGATATTGTTGGCTGGCGCGGCGGCGCTGCGGCTGGGCAGCATCCTCACCAAGCCGCCGCGCGGGGTGACAGCCAGCGATGCCTGGCTGTGCGCTCTGTCGGACGCGGTGAAACTCGGCGTGGGTGTGGTGCTGCCGCTGCTGATCGTCGCGGCGATCGTCGAGGTGACCGTCACGCCGCACGTGATCGAGTATGTGCTGAAATAGCGCGGTGTGTGTATGCTCTTGGGGAGCATACATCGCACTCATTGAGGGGGCAGGTGGGGAATCGCTATGGCGCGTCTCATCGTTTTGGGATCGGCGGCGGCTGTTTCTGATGCGGCGCACGATAATACGCATTTCGTGCTGCAAGGCGACCACGGCAGCGTCGTGCTGGTGGACTGCGGCTCAAACCCATTGGTCCGGCTTAAGCAGTGCGACCTGCTGCACGATGACCTGACCGACGTCATCCTCACGCACTTCCACCCCGACCACGTAGGCAGCCTGCCTCTGATGCTCATGCAGTTGTGGCTGTTGGGCCGCAAGAATCCCCTCCACATCTACGGCCTGCCTCACTGTATTCGCGGCGTTGAAAATATGATGGCCGGTTTTGAGTGGGAAAGCTGGCCGGAGTTCTTTCTGGTTGCGTTCCATCGCGTGCCGGAACGCGACGGTGTGCTGCTGCTCGATAACGACGATTTCCGCATCATCTCGTGGCCGACACGCCACTTCCTGCCCACGATTGGTTTCCGCGTGGAGGTCAAGACGTCGGGTAAAACGATCGGTTATTCGTGCGACACCGAACCTGTGCCCGCGATCACCGCGCTGGCGCAGGACGTCGATCTGTTGCTGCACGAAGCATCGGGTGAAGGGGCGGGGCATTCCAGCGCGGCCCAGGCGGGACAGGTTGCCTCGGAGGCGAACGCCAAACGCCTGGAGCTGATCCACTACACCGTGTCCGACCACCTCGACACCGCTGCGCTCGCGGCGGAAGCGCGCACCACGTTCGCCGGTCCCATCGGCGTCGCGCAGGACTTCGCTGTGTACGAGATCTAGCGAAATTCCGGCTCTTGCCTGCCTGCACATCGCTGCAACCCTTTAGCATAGCTTAACGTTGTGCTCCACTATTTCGCCAACAAAATATTCTATTACGACTCTTATTGGGGCCTGCGAAGCGCCATGTTATGATCGGACATAGTTGGACGTGTAGAGCGGGGCGGAACTGCCCAGCTTACACCGCATCGTGAAACAACCCGGCCCGGCGGCAAAAGCCCCGACAGCCGGATAGGTGAGGCGGGAATCGAACGGTATGGCTCAACGTTGGGTGATTGTGCGCCACGTATCGGCCTGGTATCCCCCGACCGACGTCTACGAGCAGGGCGACTATCTGGTCGTCGTGGTCGAGGTGGCGGGGATGCGCGATAGCGATTTTAGCGTCGTGCTGCACGGCGATCAGCTCGTGATCAGCGGCACGCGCCAGCGGATGAACGCCGGCAGCGATTGCGCCTATCACCAGCTTGAAATCCCATTTGGCGAATTTCGCACCGAAGTGACACTACCGTGGCCCGTTGCGCGCGACGATGTGACGGCTACTTACCGTGATGGCTTGCTGCGCATCGAGATACCTCGCGTTCGTACGCAGCACATCCAGATCGTCAACGTCGAACCTGAAGACGCCGACAGCGCCGGTGACCCGGTTGATCCTGAACAGCGAACGGAACAGTAAAAGAACTGACTATGGCTAACAAAAAGAAAACTCAGGACGAGCACGAGCAGCTTGCTCTGCCCGAAGACGAAGAAACCCGCGACGCCGTGGAACTGGAAGATGCCCCGCGTGACGTCGATGTAGCCGGACTGGACGCGCCTGCCGCGGAAGCGGAGGCCGTGCCGGTCGGCGAGCAATCCGAGATGCAGGACATCGAAGTGCACCTGCCGGGCGAACTGCCGATTCTGCCACTGCGCGGGTTGGTGGTCTATCCGCAGACGACGATCCCGCTCAACGTTGGCCAGCCGCGCTCGATCCGGCTGGTGGATGAAGCGGTCGGCGGTGATCGTCTGGTCGGTCTGGTCGCGTCGAAGGACGCCGACCTGGAAACGCCCGGCCCCGACGACATTTACGAATACGGCACCCTGGCGCAGATTCACCGCCTGTTCCGTGCGCCCGACGGCACGATCCGGCTGCTGGTGCAGGGCGTCTCGCGTATCCGCGTGACCGAGTTCAGCGCAACCGAGCCGTACCTGCGCGCCAGTGTCGAGCTGGAGCCGGAAGAGGTCGAGGAATCGCTCGAAGTGCAGGCGCTGATGCGCAGCGTGGTCGAGTTGTTCGGGCGCATGGCGGACCTCGCGCCGAGCATTCCCAACGAGCTGCTGAACGCCGCGCTGAGCGTGGAGGATCCGCTCCAGCTCGTGTATGCGCTGGCGACCTATACGCGCCTGGATCTCGATGACCAGCAGAAGCTGCTGCGCCTCGACTCGACCCTGGAAAAGCTCCGCATGTTGATGGGCGTGCTGACCAAGGAACTGGAAGTGCTCGAACTGGGGCACAAGATCCAGACCGAAGCGCAGTCCGAGATGGAAAAGATGCAGCGCGAGTACTTCCTGCGTGAGCAGCTCAAGGCCATCCAGCGCGAGCTGGGCGAGGGCGACGAGCAGCTTGTCGAGGTGGAGGAATTTCGCCGCAAGATCGAAGAAGCGCATATGCCCGAAGAGGCCGAGCGCGAGGCGCGCCGCGAATTGGACCGGCTCCAGCGGTTGCCCACCGCCGCCGCCGAATACGGCGTGATCCGCACCTACCTGGACTGGCTGGTCAATCTGCCGTGGAAGCAGCGCACCGACGACAACCTCGACATCGCGCACGCGCGCGAAGTGCTCGAAGAGGACCACTACGGACTGAAAGACGTCAAGGCGCGCATCCTTGAGTACCTGGCCGTGCGTAAGCTGCGCCAGGAACGCGCCGATGAACGCGAGCAGCGTCCGCAGACTGACCTCGTGCGCCGGGAGCGCGAGGGCGCGATTCTCTGCTTCGTGGGACCGCCCGGCGTGGGCAAGACTTCCCTGGGTATCTCGATTGCGCGGGCGATGGGCCGCAAGTTCACGCGGCTGAGCCTGGGCGGCGTGCGCGACGAGGCCGAGATTCGCGGCTTCCGGCGCACGTACATCGGCGCGCTGCCGGGCCGCATGATCCAGACCCTGCGCCGCGTGGAGAGCCGCAACCCGGTGATCATGCTCGACGAGGTCGACAAGCTGGGGCGCGACTTCCGGGGCGACCCTGCCTCGGCGCTGCTGGAAGTGCTCGACCCGGAGCAGAACAACGAGTTCCGCGATCACTACCTGGATGTGCCGTTCGATCTGTCGGAAGTGATGTTCATCACCACGGCCAACACGCTGGAGACGATTCCCGAACCGCTGCTCGACCGCATGGAGATCATCGCGCTGAGCGGTTACACCGAGCGTGAAAAGGTGCAGATCGCCAAGCAGTACCTCGTGCCGCGCCAGATCCGCGAAAATGGTCTGCGCCCCAACGAACTGACCTTCACCGACGACGCACTGATGAAACTCGTGCGTGATTACACGCGCGAGGCGGGCGTGCGCGGCCTGGAACGCGAGATCGGGCGCGTGGCGCGCAAGATCGTGACACGCATTGCTGAAGGCAGCGAGGATCACGCCGAGATCGACGCATCCGCGGTTTCCGAGCTGCTCGATCACCCGCGCTTCCACTATCAGAATGAGATCGCCGAGCGTACCAGCGAGACGCCGGGCGTGGCGGTCGGCCTGTCGGTGACGGCGGCGGGCGGTGACATCCTGTTCATTGAGGCGGCGCAGATGCCGGGTAGCAAGGGCTTCCAGTACACCGGCCAACTGGGGCAGGTGATGCAGGAAAGCGCGCGCGCCGCGTTCAGCTACGTGCGCAGCAAGGCGAAGGATCTCGGCCTGCCCGACGACTACTTCGAGCACCGCGACGTGCACCTGCACGTCCCGGCGGGCGCGATCCCGAAGGACGGCCCCTCGGCGGGCGTGACGATGGCGACGGCACTGGCGTCCCTGTTCACCGGGCGTCCCGTGCGCGGCAACGTGGCGATGACGGGCGAGATCACGCTGCGCGGACAGGTGATGCCGGTGGGCGGCATCAAAGATAAGGTGTTGGCGGCTCACCGTGCCGGACTTGACACAGTGATATTGCCAAGGCACAATGAAGTGGACCTTGACGATGTGCCCGAGGATGTGCGCCAATCGATGACGTTCATCCCGGTGGACAGCGTAGACAAGGCTCTCGACGCGGCGCTGGTTTCCCCCGATCAAGCCGTGCCGGATGCGCAGCCTGAAGCCGAGCATGAAGTGCCTGTTAGGGAGGTCTAGGCCGGGCCTTCAGCCGGTATTGCGTGGGGGACTGTTGATTCTATCACCTGAGGAAGTCTGCTTTGCCCAAAATTCTGATTGTCGATGATGACCGCACCACGACCAAGCTGCTGCAAACGTTGCTGGAATTGGACGGATTCGAGGTGTCGATGTTATCACGCGGCGAAAAGGCGCTTGAGATGGCTCAGGAGATAAAGCCCGACGTGTTCCTGGTAGACTATCACCTGTCGGACATGGAGGGTATTGACCTGGTGGCAGCGCTTCGCGGCAGCCCATTATTCGCAACGACGCCGATCGTCATGGCTTCGGGGCTGAACGTTGAAGAAAGCGCCCTGGGGGCAGGGGCGAACGTATTTCTGTTCAAACCATTTGAGCCGGGCAAGCTTGCCGATCTATTCAATGAGTTGATTGGGTAATCGCAGTCTTCTCCTCAAAGTCGCCATTATTGGGCCACTAAGGTGCGTGGTCCTGACGGAGAGAGAGACTACGTGGCAGGGAAATCACGCCGTTCTTCCAGTTCGAAGATGCAGTGGTACCGCATGGACCTGCATCTTCACACCCCGGGATCGATCGATTATCAGGAACCCGGGGTAACCTATCTCGATATTCTGCGCCAGGCTGAACTGCGTGGCCTGGATATCGTCGCCTTCACCGACCACAACACGATGGCCGGTTACCGGGCTATGCGCGACGAAGTCAGCAAGCTGGAGTATCTCGAACAACTTGGGCGCATGCAGGCCGACGAAAAACGCAATCTGGCGGAATACCGCCGGCTGCTCGAAAAGATCCTCGTGCTGCCGGGCTTTGAGTTCACCGCGACCTTTGGCTTCCACATCCTGGGCATCTTCTCGCCCGACGTGCCTGTGCGCCAGTTGGAGCACATTCTGCTCAGCCTGAACATCCCGGCCTCCGCGCTCGACGAAGGCTCGTCGATCGTCGGGGCGTCGACGGACGTGCTGACGGCCTACCACATGATCAACGAGGCGGGCGGCATCTCTATCGCGGCTCACGCCAATTCGAGCCACGGCGTCGCCATGCGCGGCTTCGACTTTGGCGGGCAGACGAAGATCGCCTACACGCAGGACCTCAATCTGCATGCGCTGGAAGTGACAGATCTCGACCGGCCCGGACGAAAAAGCACGGCGCGCTTCTTCGACGGCACCAAGCCTGAATATCCCCGCCGCATGCGTATCATTCAGGGGTCGGACGCGCACCGGTTGGTGATGGACCCGCGCAACCCCAAGAACCTCGGCGTGGGCGAGCGCGTGACCGAAGTGCAGCTCCCCGAACGTACCTTCGACGCGCTGCGCAGCGTGTTCCTCAGCACCGACTTCGCGCGGACGCGGCCCTTCCGCAGCGCTCCCGAACAGGAACAGTACGACCACGTCCAAAACGCCCGCGATGAGGGCGCGAACATCGTGCAGGCGTTCCACGAGAGCATGACGTACCGGGGCGGGCGGTTGTATGCGATCATCGCGGACGTCTGCGCACTGGCGAACACCAACGGCGGTACGCTGTACGTGGGGGTG
This sequence is a window from Aggregatilinea lenta. Protein-coding genes within it:
- the rplM gene encoding 50S ribosomal protein L13, with protein sequence MKTYTPTPDDIQREWYVVDAKDKTLGRLATEVARILRGKHKPIFAPHMDTGDFVIIINCEKIRVTGDKLDSKLYYRHSGYPGGIKSVTLRQQLNKFPDRVLQEAVRGMLPKNKLGRAMIKKLKIYAGDKHPHQAQQPKVLDL
- the rpsI gene encoding 30S ribosomal protein S9 codes for the protein MANQYYEGIGRRKRSTARVRLWTGGDGSIVINDKPGEDFLSREGDLHLATAPLRAVAQEAAYNVTVKVNGGGVTGQRDAIQLGIARALVEIEPEWRSTLRQADFMSRDPRIKERKKPGLKRARKAPTYTKR
- the mazG gene encoding nucleoside triphosphate pyrophosphohydrolase: MPHQLDMRQAEQALAALDLDALNGLQLLDAARFAGQHHPPLNPDVPALVLNVMGDDLALIRHILLNQYPDMHEVSVISFSDGGESTVDPIALCTLQADSTCWGSGVLYVPALPEPGSFERFQETIAHLRAPEGCPWDRKQTHSSLRPFLLEETYEVLDALDAGDIDGLREELGDLLLQIVLHSQIAVEAGEFHMADVIATVNEKLIRRHPHVWGTVDVNDDEDVKVNWDKLKQAEKAETRDSRLDGVPKAQPALLQAYSYQTRAARVKFDWDTIEPVIAKIHEEIDELATAQTDDERAAEAGDLLFATVNWLRWLDIDPESALRGANNRFYQRFHYIEQEAAARGVEVDTLSFEDMDALWEAAKSNGL
- a CDS encoding CDP-alcohol phosphatidyltransferase family protein; its protein translation is MSTEKPAPRFNTLSDRARYYTSGLTSRLGHALWHMGIHPDWLTAAGLAIVALAGLVASQGHFFWAGIIVILGSPLDALDGAVARAMQRKGRFGAFFDSTLDRYADGFLFMGLAYYFSEHGNQTGVLLSILALLGSVMVSYTRARAEGLDLDCKIGLFTRMERIAVLLIMLLTGWVIPGLWIMVIGTHVTVLQRMVYVYQQLKERESAL
- the lgt gene encoding prolipoprotein diacylglyceryl transferase, translating into MNIDQRGFEIGPFDIFGITLHPTFHWYGLIIVAGIALAALLAAWMAKRDDKDPDVVWDALIWVVILGVVFARAWHVLFPSISMVESGRDTGWYLSHFFDLNEGPLVIWSGGLSIFGAVIGGVLGVLLYTWRHKLDILSWLDIGAVAVPLGQAIGRWGNYVNQELYGKPTDLPWGIKIDNPPLEYSEATRFHPLFLYESLWNLLTVGVLLTVWLKFRHRLKQGDILLMYLVMYPTVRALLEFLRIEVAMSGGINVSQVFSALVAVVAALALIVRHRHNIARRLRGDAPAETPAPAPKNS
- a CDS encoding ABC transporter ATP-binding protein, which produces MIETHELTKRFGEFLAVDRVTLSVEAGAIFAILGPNGAGKTTTVRMLTSILQPTSGWARVAGYDVTQDPLKVRSVVGVLTEQHGLYERMKGIEYLDFFAQVYHLPDDVRRQRPYELMQYFGLGDALDKRLGAYSKGMKQKLALVRAMLHDPSVLLLDEPTSAMDPQSAKLVRDAIKELRREERTVAITTHNLAEAQTLADRIGVMRRGRIIANGTFRELSQRFAGLPLIEARLDRPLNGTISELHDVIDVTEQGDTWLRYRTPRPEADNPAVVRCLTGLGLGLVSLSEVSRSLEDVYLQIVHEDEGHEHDAQSD
- a CDS encoding stage II sporulation protein M; translated protein: MLKATDSAAFAGTPPVEPRDAVRHTLSNAMIVTRREVRDSFRDWRIVTPIFLLTLVFPLLANVMTNAFVSFFVEHGADPLLPSLLPLMPMIVGFFPVSISLVIALETFVGEKERQSLEPLLSTPLTNTELYLGKAFAAMLPPLLASYVGLVVYIGGLMLGSQQWRPPAILVLQILVLTTVQALVMVTGAVVVSSQTTSTRAANLLASFIIIPVSLLVMAESVIMVQPYRRFLLWYISIGLLVVVVLLVRMGARIFNREELLGRSLDQINIRHGLRVFWTQLKGVEGRFTLPRWYRESVFPAAARLKDSAAVVALCLVAALILGAVIGAHWRLPLDQTQTYDQTMAENMQRFFDLGQGSPHLIVAVVMQNVRVLVLGTVLAAFTFGAAPLLLVMLPFGIIGYLAAQVVGTQIDPLIILAGVVPHGVFEVPAILLAGAAALRLGSILTKPPRGVTASDAWLCALSDAVKLGVGVVLPLLIVAAIVEVTVTPHVIEYVLK
- a CDS encoding MBL fold metallo-hydrolase — encoded protein: MARLIVLGSAAAVSDAAHDNTHFVLQGDHGSVVLVDCGSNPLVRLKQCDLLHDDLTDVILTHFHPDHVGSLPLMLMQLWLLGRKNPLHIYGLPHCIRGVENMMAGFEWESWPEFFLVAFHRVPERDGVLLLDNDDFRIISWPTRHFLPTIGFRVEVKTSGKTIGYSCDTEPVPAITALAQDVDLLLHEASGEGAGHSSAAQAGQVASEANAKRLELIHYTVSDHLDTAALAAEARTTFAGPIGVAQDFAVYEI
- a CDS encoding Hsp20/alpha crystallin family protein, coding for MAQRWVIVRHVSAWYPPTDVYEQGDYLVVVVEVAGMRDSDFSVVLHGDQLVISGTRQRMNAGSDCAYHQLEIPFGEFRTEVTLPWPVARDDVTATYRDGLLRIEIPRVRTQHIQIVNVEPEDADSAGDPVDPEQRTEQ
- the lon gene encoding endopeptidase La; translated protein: MQDIEVHLPGELPILPLRGLVVYPQTTIPLNVGQPRSIRLVDEAVGGDRLVGLVASKDADLETPGPDDIYEYGTLAQIHRLFRAPDGTIRLLVQGVSRIRVTEFSATEPYLRASVELEPEEVEESLEVQALMRSVVELFGRMADLAPSIPNELLNAALSVEDPLQLVYALATYTRLDLDDQQKLLRLDSTLEKLRMLMGVLTKELEVLELGHKIQTEAQSEMEKMQREYFLREQLKAIQRELGEGDEQLVEVEEFRRKIEEAHMPEEAEREARRELDRLQRLPTAAAEYGVIRTYLDWLVNLPWKQRTDDNLDIAHAREVLEEDHYGLKDVKARILEYLAVRKLRQERADEREQRPQTDLVRREREGAILCFVGPPGVGKTSLGISIARAMGRKFTRLSLGGVRDEAEIRGFRRTYIGALPGRMIQTLRRVESRNPVIMLDEVDKLGRDFRGDPASALLEVLDPEQNNEFRDHYLDVPFDLSEVMFITTANTLETIPEPLLDRMEIIALSGYTEREKVQIAKQYLVPRQIRENGLRPNELTFTDDALMKLVRDYTREAGVRGLEREIGRVARKIVTRIAEGSEDHAEIDASAVSELLDHPRFHYQNEIAERTSETPGVAVGLSVTAAGGDILFIEAAQMPGSKGFQYTGQLGQVMQESARAAFSYVRSKAKDLGLPDDYFEHRDVHLHVPAGAIPKDGPSAGVTMATALASLFTGRPVRGNVAMTGEITLRGQVMPVGGIKDKVLAAHRAGLDTVILPRHNEVDLDDVPEDVRQSMTFIPVDSVDKALDAALVSPDQAVPDAQPEAEHEVPVREV
- a CDS encoding response regulator, translated to MPKILIVDDDRTTTKLLQTLLELDGFEVSMLSRGEKALEMAQEIKPDVFLVDYHLSDMEGIDLVAALRGSPLFATTPIVMASGLNVEESALGAGANVFLFKPFEPGKLADLFNELIG